Proteins found in one Candidatus Eremiobacterota bacterium genomic segment:
- a CDS encoding cupin domain-containing protein, which translates to MRKTVVPGVWSWSRWQADRALDFNGFFVEAAESNFVVDPIEPGEELLADLKERGVASVVITNRDHERATAALVAATGAKVIASALDAPLLTSPVDRTVEPGELVHGWTVLGLDGFKTAGEIVLYDRALRTAIVGDALWGTPAGALTLMPDAKLADPARAALSARQLRMYSVDNLLVGDGACVFGNAHDVIGAMLEAREGVAVERINLDELRWIADQHDPKPFTGYSAEVGRLIGAQKLGYAVGKLRTGEHYCPYHWHTAEEELFVVMSGNPTLRTPRGTFALRPGDFIAFPTGPVGAHRIWNDAEEDAVVVMIANMDASDACYYPDSRKLMVGDPGAVLRDNPELDYFEGETV; encoded by the coding sequence ATGCGAAAGACCGTGGTTCCCGGCGTTTGGTCGTGGTCGCGCTGGCAAGCCGACCGCGCCCTTGACTTCAACGGCTTCTTCGTCGAAGCCGCGGAGAGTAATTTCGTCGTCGATCCGATCGAGCCGGGCGAGGAGCTGCTGGCCGATTTGAAGGAGCGCGGCGTCGCCTCGGTGGTGATCACCAACCGCGACCACGAGCGCGCGACCGCCGCCCTCGTCGCGGCGACCGGGGCCAAGGTGATCGCGAGCGCGCTCGACGCGCCGCTGCTGACGAGTCCGGTCGACCGCACCGTCGAGCCCGGCGAGCTGGTCCACGGCTGGACGGTGCTGGGGCTCGACGGCTTCAAGACGGCCGGCGAGATCGTGCTCTACGACCGCGCGCTGCGCACCGCGATCGTCGGCGACGCGCTGTGGGGAACGCCGGCCGGCGCGCTCACGCTGATGCCGGACGCGAAGCTGGCCGATCCGGCGCGCGCCGCGCTCTCCGCGCGGCAACTCCGCATGTACTCGGTCGACAACCTGCTGGTCGGCGACGGCGCCTGCGTGTTCGGGAACGCGCACGACGTTATCGGCGCGATGCTCGAGGCGCGCGAGGGCGTCGCGGTCGAACGCATCAATCTCGACGAGTTGCGCTGGATCGCCGACCAGCACGACCCGAAGCCGTTCACCGGGTATTCGGCGGAAGTCGGACGGCTGATCGGCGCACAGAAGCTAGGTTATGCCGTCGGGAAGCTGCGCACGGGCGAGCACTATTGTCCGTACCATTGGCATACGGCCGAAGAAGAGCTGTTCGTCGTCATGTCGGGGAACCCGACGCTGCGCACGCCGCGTGGAACCTTCGCGTTGCGGCCGGGCGACTTCATTGCGTTTCCGACCGGTCCGGTGGGTGCGCATCGCATCTGGAACGACGCCGAAGAAGACGCCGTCGTGGTGATGATCGCGAACATGGACGCCAGCGACGCCTGCTACTATCCGGACTCGCGCAAGCTCATGGTCGGCGATCCCGGCGCGGTGCTGCGCGACAATCCCGAGCTGGACTACTTCGAGGGCGAGACGGTCTGA
- a CDS encoding HAD family hydrolase, producing the protein MRVTDTVLFDLDDTLHDDSAAYRAAARSVAETVARERGIDARALAEAYEDQATAFWSQLSAEHLGLAIGDERERMWDAALRAVGLDDRALARRAADAYVAARAGELTLFPGALDLLRALRSRGCKVGLVTNGFAATHHEKIDRLGLRELMDAFFIADEVGMLKPDPALFRYACEALGSVPARSAMVGDRYARDVVGAHAAGLFTVLLDVHAIPIPDGAPQPDAVVRDIAAVLDVLPGLPDPPAGPRGAAPSKAKQGA; encoded by the coding sequence ATGCGCGTCACCGACACTGTTCTATTCGACCTCGACGACACGCTGCACGACGACAGCGCCGCGTACCGGGCGGCCGCGCGCAGCGTCGCCGAGACAGTTGCGCGCGAGCGCGGGATCGATGCGCGCGCGCTCGCCGAGGCGTACGAAGATCAAGCGACGGCGTTTTGGTCGCAGCTCAGCGCCGAGCACCTCGGCCTGGCCATCGGCGACGAGCGCGAGCGGATGTGGGACGCCGCGCTCCGGGCGGTCGGGCTCGACGACCGCGCGCTGGCGCGCCGCGCCGCCGACGCCTACGTCGCGGCGCGCGCTGGCGAGCTGACGCTCTTCCCCGGCGCGCTGGACTTGCTGCGCGCGCTGCGCTCGCGCGGCTGCAAGGTCGGGCTCGTCACCAACGGCTTCGCCGCGACGCACCACGAGAAGATCGACCGGCTCGGACTGCGCGAGCTGATGGACGCGTTTTTCATCGCGGACGAGGTCGGGATGCTGAAGCCTGATCCGGCGCTCTTCCGCTACGCCTGCGAAGCGCTGGGGAGCGTGCCGGCGCGCAGCGCAATGGTCGGCGACCGCTACGCGCGCGACGTGGTCGGCGCTCACGCGGCCGGCCTCTTCACCGTGCTGCTGGACGTCCACGCGATCCCGATCCCGGACGGCGCCCCACAGCCCGACGCCGTGGTCCGCGACATCGCCGCCGTGCTCGATGTCCTCCCGGGCCTGCCAGATCCTCCTGCCGGCCCCAGGGGAGCGGCCCCCAGCAAGGCGAAGCAAGGGGCGTGA
- a CDS encoding GntR family transcriptional regulator — MVVDASASAPPFQQIVDQVRALVQSGDLPPGAPLPTVRQLAGDLRVAPNTVARAYADLQQNGWIEADGRRGTRIAVKPPATRDGAAHAALHDAVAEFVHSLVRRGYSRSEIGRALHDAVGSR; from the coding sequence ATCGTCGTCGACGCAAGCGCGAGCGCTCCGCCCTTCCAGCAGATCGTCGACCAAGTGCGCGCGCTCGTGCAGAGCGGCGATCTCCCGCCCGGCGCACCGCTGCCGACGGTCCGCCAGCTCGCCGGCGATCTGCGCGTCGCGCCGAACACCGTCGCGCGCGCGTACGCGGACCTGCAGCAGAACGGCTGGATCGAAGCCGACGGGCGCCGCGGGACGCGCATCGCGGTGAAGCCGCCCGCAACGCGCGACGGCGCCGCGCACGCGGCGCTGCACGACGCGGTCGCAGAGTTCGTGCACTCTTTGGTGCGCCGCGGCTACTCGCGCAGCGAGATCGGCCGCGCCCTGCACGACGCAGTCGGAAGCCGCTGA
- a CDS encoding LD-carboxypeptidase has product MPLVKPSRLRRGDRVAVVSQSWGGPGAHPARYALGRRALEEMFGLEVVEMPHALADPEWLARNPQARATDLETAFADPAVRAVIASIGGEDSVRVLPHLDIGAIARNPKIFLGYSDATSIHLACFKAGLSSFYGPTVMAGFAENGGMFDYCADSVRRTLFEAERIGTIEPNRGGWTAEFLDWADPSLNDRTRALNPSTGPRVLQGHGVARGPLLGGCADVLEMLKGTPWWPPLEAWRGAILFYETSEDAPGPASVLRWLRNFAAQGILQVLAGMLFARPGGDMPPERHADYDAAVVHALDEAGLVDLPVFAGLDFGHTDPIFTLPYGALAEIDCAAATLSIAESGVV; this is encoded by the coding sequence ATGCCGCTCGTCAAACCGTCCCGCCTGCGCCGCGGCGACCGCGTCGCGGTCGTCAGCCAGTCGTGGGGCGGGCCCGGCGCGCACCCCGCCCGCTATGCGCTGGGCCGCCGCGCGCTCGAAGAGATGTTCGGGCTCGAAGTCGTCGAGATGCCGCACGCGCTCGCCGATCCCGAATGGCTCGCGCGCAACCCGCAGGCGCGCGCTACAGACCTAGAAACCGCGTTCGCCGACCCGGCGGTGCGCGCGGTGATCGCGTCGATCGGCGGCGAAGACTCGGTGCGCGTGCTTCCGCACCTCGACATCGGGGCGATCGCACGCAATCCGAAGATCTTCCTCGGCTACTCCGACGCGACGTCGATTCACCTCGCGTGCTTCAAGGCCGGCCTGAGCTCGTTCTACGGCCCTACCGTGATGGCGGGCTTCGCCGAGAACGGCGGGATGTTCGACTACTGCGCCGACTCGGTACGCCGCACGCTCTTCGAAGCCGAGCGGATCGGAACGATTGAGCCGAACCGCGGCGGCTGGACGGCGGAGTTCCTCGACTGGGCGGATCCGTCGCTGAACGATCGCACGCGCGCGCTGAACCCCTCGACCGGACCGCGCGTGCTGCAAGGACACGGCGTCGCGCGCGGGCCGCTGCTCGGCGGCTGCGCCGACGTGCTCGAGATGCTCAAGGGAACGCCGTGGTGGCCGCCGCTCGAGGCGTGGCGCGGCGCGATCTTGTTCTACGAAACCTCGGAAGACGCGCCCGGGCCGGCGTCGGTTTTGCGGTGGCTGCGCAACTTCGCCGCGCAGGGCATCTTGCAGGTCCTCGCCGGAATGTTGTTCGCCCGCCCCGGCGGCGACATGCCGCCGGAACGTCACGCCGACTACGACGCGGCAGTCGTGCACGCACTCGACGAAGCGGGCCTCGTCGACCTGCCGGTGTTCGCCGGCCTCGACTTCGGCCACACCGACCCGATCTTCACGCTGCCCTACGGCGCCCTTGCCGAGATCGACTGCGCCGCGGCGACGCTGTCGATCGCGGAGAGCGGCGTCGTCTGA
- a CDS encoding alpha-mannosidase — protein sequence MRVGLVRRGADEATVTLSAYTTFPEGPLRLRYATRTGALLRIDGAVRGAFDVMHETIDLPPLPGAHEIVLEVERRSLPVSGLPAGDGWKWRLMLARAAQKPSLHLDVESRGEAPRGEAIDVPLVGHAHLDVAWLWTYDATRRKALRTFATALRELELDARYVYAQSQPQEYAWVFAAERDVAERIRAHAHGRWDASVAALWVECDLHAPSGESVLRQFAHGISWMREHAGIEPNVAWLPDTFGFPSTFPQLAAHAGVPYFATTKLQWNETTRWPYPRFRWLGDDGSAVLAAVLDSYDGNLSDARIERARERAEVLVVGYGDGGGGPADADLARAGEGSRGWTRVDDWFATAVERETLPQYRGELYLETHRGTYTTHHDVKARNADLERALAHAEELAAWCVAVRAPASVRRSLAEDLRSAWRIVLRAQFHDVITGTAIGAVYTDVHAEYGRALAIAARVQDAAISVLPRSDLRVVAPPPLAPRRDERGWLFENAYVRARVRDDGTLVELSGVEGPNLVALANGIAAYADKPAKWDAWNIDAGYERRPVRVRPAGASEDDGALQVQLAVGKSSALTMRVALLEDEPWLRVDLAVSWHENRVLLRAEHRIALRAREVRYGQPHGTLTRTAYPDTDAERAKFEVPGQRWAHVTDGEHGVAVFTPDLYGWSGAGLNDGGVRLGTSLLRAPRWPDPLADRGEQQLAYAFVPTSGATIGALEHAWTTYAEEDRVRLFTCEETSVLIVATYPSADGSGVILRVRECDGERRRVAVRCGGRMREAVPVDAVERPLAGDATLAGEDLVFELGPFALRSFLVRF from the coding sequence ATGCGGGTCGGCCTCGTTCGGCGCGGCGCGGACGAGGCGACCGTCACGCTCTCCGCGTACACCACCTTCCCCGAGGGCCCGCTGCGATTGCGCTACGCGACGCGCACCGGCGCGCTGCTGCGCATCGACGGCGCGGTGCGCGGCGCGTTCGACGTGATGCACGAGACGATCGATCTGCCGCCGCTTCCCGGCGCGCACGAGATCGTGCTGGAGGTCGAGCGGCGGTCGCTGCCGGTCTCCGGGCTGCCGGCCGGCGACGGTTGGAAGTGGCGGTTGATGCTCGCGCGCGCCGCGCAGAAACCGTCGCTGCACCTCGACGTCGAATCGCGCGGCGAAGCGCCGCGCGGCGAGGCGATCGACGTCCCGCTGGTCGGCCACGCGCACCTCGACGTCGCCTGGCTGTGGACGTACGACGCGACGCGGCGCAAGGCGCTGCGCACCTTCGCCACCGCCCTGCGCGAGCTCGAGCTGGACGCGCGCTACGTCTACGCGCAGAGCCAGCCGCAGGAGTACGCCTGGGTCTTCGCCGCCGAGCGCGACGTCGCCGAACGGATTCGCGCGCACGCGCACGGCCGCTGGGACGCCAGCGTCGCGGCGCTGTGGGTCGAGTGCGATCTGCACGCGCCGAGCGGCGAGTCGGTGTTGCGCCAGTTCGCGCACGGGATAAGCTGGATGCGCGAGCACGCCGGGATCGAGCCGAACGTCGCCTGGCTGCCCGACACGTTCGGCTTTCCGTCGACGTTCCCGCAGCTTGCGGCGCACGCCGGCGTCCCGTACTTCGCCACGACGAAGCTGCAGTGGAACGAGACGACGCGCTGGCCGTATCCGCGCTTTCGCTGGCTCGGCGACGACGGCTCGGCGGTGCTCGCCGCGGTGCTCGACTCGTACGACGGCAACCTGAGCGACGCGCGGATCGAGCGCGCGCGCGAGCGCGCCGAAGTGCTCGTCGTCGGCTACGGCGACGGCGGCGGCGGGCCCGCCGACGCCGATCTGGCGCGCGCCGGCGAAGGCTCGCGCGGCTGGACGCGCGTCGACGACTGGTTCGCGACCGCGGTCGAGCGCGAGACGCTGCCGCAGTACCGCGGCGAGCTCTATCTGGAGACGCACCGCGGAACGTACACGACGCACCACGACGTGAAGGCGCGCAACGCGGACCTGGAGCGCGCGCTCGCGCACGCGGAGGAGCTCGCCGCGTGGTGCGTCGCGGTGCGCGCGCCGGCGTCCGTCCGCCGCTCGCTGGCCGAAGACCTGCGCAGCGCGTGGCGCATCGTCTTGCGCGCCCAGTTCCACGACGTGATCACCGGAACGGCGATCGGCGCGGTCTACACCGACGTCCACGCCGAGTACGGCCGTGCGCTCGCGATCGCGGCGCGCGTTCAGGACGCGGCGATCTCCGTCTTGCCGCGCAGCGACTTGCGCGTCGTTGCGCCGCCGCCTCTCGCGCCCCGCCGCGACGAGCGCGGGTGGCTCTTTGAAAACGCCTACGTGCGCGCGCGCGTCCGCGACGACGGCACGCTGGTCGAGCTGAGCGGCGTGGAAGGACCGAACCTGGTCGCGCTCGCGAACGGCATCGCCGCGTACGCCGACAAGCCGGCGAAGTGGGACGCCTGGAACATCGACGCGGGCTACGAACGCCGGCCCGTTCGCGTGCGTCCGGCCGGTGCATCGGAGGACGACGGCGCGCTGCAGGTCCAGCTCGCGGTCGGCAAATCGTCGGCGCTCACGATGCGCGTCGCGCTGCTCGAGGACGAGCCGTGGCTGCGCGTCGACCTCGCCGTCAGCTGGCACGAGAACCGCGTCCTGCTGCGCGCCGAGCACCGCATCGCGCTGCGCGCGCGCGAGGTGCGCTACGGCCAGCCGCACGGGACGCTGACGCGCACGGCGTACCCCGATACCGACGCGGAGCGCGCGAAGTTCGAAGTCCCCGGCCAGCGCTGGGCGCACGTCACCGACGGCGAGCACGGCGTGGCGGTCTTCACGCCCGATCTCTACGGCTGGAGCGGCGCCGGCTTGAACGACGGCGGCGTTCGGTTGGGCACCTCGCTGCTGCGCGCGCCGCGCTGGCCGGACCCGCTCGCCGACCGCGGCGAACAGCAGCTCGCGTACGCGTTCGTCCCGACGTCGGGTGCGACGATCGGCGCGCTCGAGCACGCCTGGACGACGTACGCGGAAGAAGACCGCGTGCGGCTCTTCACCTGCGAGGAGACGTCCGTCTTGATCGTCGCGACGTATCCGTCGGCCGACGGCAGCGGCGTGATCCTGCGCGTGCGCGAGTGCGACGGCGAGCGCCGCCGCGTCGCCGTCCGCTGCGGCGGCCGCATGCGCGAGGCGGTCCCGGTCGACGCCGTCGAACGGCCCCTCGCCGGCGACGCGACGCTCGCCGGCGAAGACCTCGTCTTCGAGCTCGGCCCGTTCGCGCTGCGCTCGTTCTTGGTCCGGTTTTGA
- a CDS encoding putative hydro-lyase yields MTAAEIRAAIRAGTLSGPTERLAPERVQANLVVVPREYADELADLCARNPVPCPLLERLAAGAFEPNCAPGADLRTDLGRYRVWREGELIEQPREVRAHWTGDLVAFLIGCSFTFDHALTQANLPARHYVLNCNVPMYRTSVPLAPAGRLRGTMVVSMRPYKPADVERVRDVTRPYRIGHGEPVAWGDPAQFGIADLMRPDYGDPPVLEPGDVPVFWGCGVTPQNVIVASGVPFAITHEPGHMFVTDLLHTDMTALQSGIASRP; encoded by the coding sequence ATGACCGCCGCGGAGATTCGCGCGGCGATCCGCGCGGGGACGCTGAGCGGTCCGACGGAGCGCCTCGCGCCCGAGCGCGTGCAGGCGAATCTGGTCGTGGTCCCGCGCGAGTACGCCGACGAGCTGGCCGACTTGTGCGCGCGCAACCCAGTGCCGTGCCCGCTCCTCGAACGGCTCGCGGCCGGCGCGTTCGAGCCCAACTGCGCTCCCGGCGCCGATCTCCGTACGGATCTCGGCCGTTATCGCGTCTGGCGCGAGGGCGAGCTCATCGAGCAGCCGCGCGAGGTTCGCGCGCACTGGACCGGCGATCTGGTCGCCTTCCTGATCGGCTGCTCGTTCACGTTCGACCACGCGCTCACGCAGGCAAATCTCCCGGCGCGCCACTACGTGCTGAACTGCAACGTACCGATGTACCGCACCAGCGTCCCGCTCGCACCGGCGGGACGGCTGCGCGGCACGATGGTCGTCAGCATGCGCCCGTACAAACCGGCCGACGTCGAACGCGTCCGCGACGTGACGCGCCCGTATCGCATCGGCCACGGCGAGCCGGTCGCCTGGGGCGATCCCGCGCAGTTCGGCATCGCCGATCTGATGCGCCCCGACTACGGTGACCCGCCGGTCCTCGAACCGGGCGACGTCCCGGTCTTCTGGGGCTGCGGCGTCACCCCGCAAAACGTGATCGTCGCCAGCGGCGTCCCCTTCGCGATCACGCACGAACCAGGCCACATGTTCGTCACCGATCTGCTCCACACGGACATGACGGCGTTGCAATCAGGCATCGCTTCGCGACCCTGA